A DNA window from Kitasatospora atroaurantiaca contains the following coding sequences:
- a CDS encoding ArsR/SmtB family transcription factor yields the protein MEAVQAVAEPRRREILRLVWDTELSAGEIAEQFDVTFGAVSQHLKVLRDSGLVTLRQEGRKRYYRADRAAMGPLADYLQAMWAARLDTLADLAEQAERAAQEKGTT from the coding sequence ATGGAAGCGGTGCAAGCGGTCGCCGAGCCCAGGCGGCGCGAGATCCTGCGACTGGTCTGGGACACCGAGCTGTCCGCGGGCGAGATCGCCGAGCAGTTCGACGTCACCTTCGGCGCCGTGTCCCAGCATCTGAAGGTGCTGAGGGACTCCGGCCTGGTTACGCTGCGCCAGGAAGGCCGCAAGCGCTACTACCGGGCCGACCGGGCGGCCATGGGGCCGCTCGCCGACTACCTGCAGGCCATGTGGGCCGCCAGGCTCGACACGCTGGCCGACCTCGCCGAACAGGCCGAACGCGCAGCGCAGGAGAAGGGCACGACCTGA
- a CDS encoding SRPBCC family protein: MTAEPVTVERRIAARPETVFSFFTDRERWLSWMGKDGEFSFEPGGAYRTNVTGDNHAAGRFLELDPPKRVVFTWGWETGGMPVPPGSTTVEITLHPDGEGTLLRLVHHDLPAQARAPHEQGWAHYVERLAVRAEGGDPGPDHWMENAPV, encoded by the coding sequence ATGACCGCAGAACCGGTGACCGTCGAGCGGAGGATCGCCGCGCGTCCCGAGACGGTGTTCTCCTTCTTCACCGACCGCGAGCGCTGGCTCTCCTGGATGGGCAAGGACGGCGAGTTCTCCTTCGAACCCGGCGGCGCCTACCGGACCAACGTCACCGGTGACAATCACGCCGCCGGCCGCTTCCTCGAGCTCGACCCGCCCAAGCGCGTGGTCTTCACCTGGGGCTGGGAGACCGGCGGCATGCCCGTCCCGCCCGGCTCCACCACCGTCGAGATCACCCTGCACCCGGACGGCGAGGGCACCCTGCTGCGCCTGGTCCACCATGACCTCCCGGCGCAGGCCCGCGCGCCCCACGAGCAGGGCTGGGCCCACTACGTCGAGCGGCTGGCCGTACGCGCCGAGGGCGGCGACCCGGGCCCCGACCACTGGATGGAGAACGCGCCGGTCTGA
- a CDS encoding DM13 domain-containing protein: MAQTQGTPGNTSTPAAAPVELARGSFVSGEHDTSGTARVVRLSDGGIVLRLEDLRTSEGPDVRVYLSKRPAAESKADTLGDGAVELDHLKGNRGNQNYTIPVGTDLSQFHSAVIWCSRFSVGFGSADLTPAAK, translated from the coding sequence GTGGCCCAGACGCAGGGCACGCCGGGGAACACGTCGACGCCTGCGGCCGCCCCGGTCGAGCTTGCGAGGGGCAGCTTCGTCTCCGGTGAGCACGACACCAGCGGTACGGCACGCGTCGTGCGGCTGAGCGACGGCGGCATCGTGCTGCGCCTGGAGGACCTGCGGACATCGGAGGGCCCCGATGTGCGGGTGTATCTCTCCAAGCGGCCCGCCGCCGAGTCGAAGGCCGACACCCTGGGCGACGGCGCGGTGGAGCTCGACCACCTCAAGGGCAATCGCGGCAACCAGAACTACACGATCCCAGTCGGCACCGACCTCTCCCAGTTCCACAGCGCGGTCATCTGGTGCAGCCGCTTCTCCGTGGGCTTCGGCTCCGCAGACCTGACGCCCGCAGCCAAGTGA
- a CDS encoding NAD(P)H-binding protein: protein MTRVLVTGATGNVGSKVVAELRDSEVLVRAFVRDPDRAVAVLGGDVEIAAGDFAEPDSIRRALPGVDAVFLMCGNDPRQVEYETNVIDAAAAEHVGRIVMLSTVGAKAGAPAAFADQHGRIEQHLRACGVPAVILQSSYLMSNILGSAETIARTGKFFLPAGEAHVAMIDPRDVAAAAAAVLTAGGHDGQTCLITGPEAITHADVAEQLSAALGRAIEYVDVPDDAALAGLAEGGVPAWLAEQIVAVFQSLRAGVNSHTTETFGELTGREARGFADFARDIATPFLTG from the coding sequence ATGACGAGAGTCCTGGTGACCGGGGCGACGGGAAACGTCGGATCGAAAGTGGTCGCGGAGCTTCGAGACAGCGAGGTCCTCGTACGTGCGTTCGTGCGCGATCCGGATCGAGCCGTCGCCGTCCTCGGCGGCGATGTCGAGATCGCGGCCGGCGACTTCGCCGAGCCCGACTCGATCCGGCGGGCCCTGCCCGGGGTCGACGCCGTCTTTCTGATGTGCGGCAACGATCCTCGGCAGGTCGAGTACGAGACGAACGTCATCGACGCGGCCGCCGCCGAGCACGTGGGGCGGATCGTCATGCTCTCCACAGTCGGGGCGAAGGCCGGCGCACCGGCGGCGTTCGCCGACCAGCACGGCCGTATCGAACAGCACCTGCGCGCCTGCGGCGTACCGGCTGTGATCCTTCAGTCCAGCTATCTGATGTCCAACATCCTGGGTTCGGCGGAGACCATCGCCCGGACCGGAAAGTTCTTCCTGCCCGCCGGCGAGGCGCACGTGGCCATGATCGATCCGCGCGATGTCGCCGCCGCGGCAGCCGCCGTCCTCACGGCGGGCGGGCATGACGGGCAGACCTGCCTGATCACCGGGCCTGAGGCGATCACCCATGCGGACGTCGCCGAGCAACTGTCCGCTGCCCTGGGCCGTGCGATCGAGTACGTCGACGTGCCGGACGACGCGGCTCTTGCGGGCTTGGCCGAGGGCGGTGTGCCGGCCTGGCTGGCCGAGCAGATCGTGGCCGTGTTCCAGTCCCTCCGAGCGGGCGTGAACTCACACACCACCGAGACGTTCGGGGAACTGACCGGTCGTGAGGCCCGCGGGTTCGCCGACTTTGCGCGCGACATCGCCACTCCGTTCCTCACAGGCTGA